In Schizosaccharomyces osmophilus chromosome 2, complete sequence, the following proteins share a genomic window:
- the gas4 gene encoding spore wall 1,3-beta-glucanosyltransferase Gas4: MIFGRRLLYTLLLLGSGAIGSLAKTNPIIIKGNAFFDSETGERFYLRGVDYQPGGSSSLVDPLATDSCYKDVEIFKKMGVNTIRVYQVDNAADHDNCMKAFEEAGIYVILDLNTFRHSISRADPALSYNKVYLQHIFSTVDAFKDYDNVLGFFSGNEVVNDHETTAITWVKATTRDVKAYIKKHASRQIPVGYSAADIAENRLELAHYFNCGDESERADFYAFNMYEWCGHSSMSVSGYFDRIREFSSYSIPLFLSEFGCNTVEIFEDQTPDRPFTEIEAIYSPLMTESFSGGLVYEYSAEPNNYGLVIVDDNENRKISKNCVTLMKQFQKVPNPKGDGGFRENASPSECPRNSTYFQAWDVLPTMPKEAKVYLEEGAGEPLGIDGPTNMWSPYHHQDGNGFTTPKHPKVKPGLSNATNSSKANLGEEKEEESASSKVTFTLVQLGLVLLVSMFIKF, translated from the coding sequence ATGATTTTCGGTCGCCGTTTATTATATACTCTTCTACTTTTAGGATCTGGAGCCATTGGGTCTCTTGCTAAGACCAATCCTATTATTATTAAGGGAAATGCATTCTTTGACTCGGAGACCGGTGAGAGATTCTATCTTCGTGGTGTAGACTATCAACCTGGtggttcttcttcattagTTGACCCGTTGGCTACTGATTCTTGCTATAAGGATGTCGAGATCTTTAAGAAAATGGGGGTGAACACCATCAGAGTTTATCAAGTGGACAATGCCGCTGATCATGATAATTGTATGAAGGCTTTCGAAGAAGCTGGGATTTATGTCATTCTTGATCTTAACACTTTTCGCCATTCGATTTCAAGAGCCGATCCAGCATTATCGTATAACAAAGTTTATTTGCAACATATCTTTTCTACTGTGGATGCTTTCAAAGACTATGATAATGTGCTTGGCTTTTTCTCTGGTAACGAAGTCGTAAACGACCATGAAACGACGGCCATTACTTGGGTCAAAGCTACGACAAGAGATGTTAAGGCTTACATTAAAAAACATGCTAGTAGACAAATTCCAGTCGGTTACTCTGCAGCAGACATAGCCGAAAATAGACTCGAGTTGGCTCATTACTTCAACTGTGGAGATGAAAGTGAACGTGCAGATTTTTATGCATTTAACATGTATGAATGGTGTGGTCACTCTAGTATGAGCGTTTCTGGGTATTTCGATCGGATTAGAGAGTTTAGCAGTTATTCCATTCCTCTGTTTTTATCCGAATTTGGTTGCAACACTGTCGAGATTTTCGAAGATCAAACCCCAGACCGTCCATTTACGGAAATTGAAGCCATCTATTCCCCTCTAATGACTGAATCATTTTCTGGAGGATTGGTGTATGAGTATTCAGCTGAGCCAAACAACTATGGTCTTGTTATTGTTgatgataatgaaaatCGTAAGATATCTAAGAACTGTGTAACATTGATGAAGCAGTTCCAAAAGGTACCAAATCCAAAGGGAGATGGAGGTTTCCGAGAGAATGCCAGTCCTAGCGAGTGCCCTAGAAACTCGACCTATTTCCAAGCATGGGATGTTCTGCCTACCATGCccaaagaagcaaaagttTACTTGGAAGAGGGCGCTGGAGAACCGTTGGGTATTGACGGACCTACAAATATGTGGTCTCCTTATCATCACCAGGATGGAAATGGATTCACTACCCCTAAGCATCCTAAGGTCAAACCAGGTCTATCAAATGCTACAAACAGTTCAAAGGCGAACCTTGGCgaggagaaagaagaggaaagtGCATCCTCAAAAGTTACCTTTACACTTGTTCAGCTTGGTTTGGTGTTACTGGTTTCAATGTTTATTAAATTCTAA
- the rpn1301 gene encoding 19S proteasome regulatory subunit Rpn13a: MSLITFKAGKLRRVPGTKILRADPAKGFISMSRDADGLTHFQWGKRDEMDAPEDDIVVFPSECNFERVEECQNGRGFALKYPSSTLSLFYWMQDVDASNDHTNASRINSLIHGQDFQESAQSDVATVSDAMDMDTAGQNENANQEQLPASGPQDAHMDEASASETVRNLLNNISSQRSLSTVDLADVLKPSNVRELVHQEGVVDQLMPFLPPDTPATPEAVMEVLNSPQYAQAVRSLSQTLNSPNGLEVISALGLSPDESSSPNEVGALQFLKAIARQVKENKDREQQ; the protein is encoded by the exons ATGTCATTGATAACTTTTAAAGCTGGAAAGCTTCGTAGGGTTCCAGGAACCAAAATACTGCGAGCGGATCCTGCGAAAGG ATTTATCTCAATGAGCAGAGACGCAGACGGTTTGACACATTTTCAATGGGGAAAGAGAGACGAAATGGATGCACCAGAAGAT GATATAGTTGTGTTTCCGTCAGAATGCAACTTCGAAAGAGTTGAAGAATGCCAGAATGGAAGAGGCTTTGCACTAAAATATCCGTCTTCCACACTGTCCTTGTTCTACTGGATGCAAGACGTAGACGCTTCGAATGACCACACCAATGCTTCCCGGATAAATTCGCTGATTCATGGTCAAGACTTTCAAGAATCGGCACAGTCGGATGTAGCTACAGTTTCGGATGCGATGGATATGGATACAGCCGgacaaaacgaaaatgcTAATCAAGAACAGCTTCCTGCTTCAGGTCCTCAAGATGCGCACATGGATGAAGCTTCCGCTTCGGAAACAGTTCGAAATTTATTAAACAATATCTCTTCTCAACGTTCTCTTAGTACAGTGGACTTGGCCGATGTGTTGAAGCCCTCTAATGTCAGAGAACTAGTACATCAGGAAGGAGTTGTTGATCAGTTGATGCCGTTTCTTCCTCCTGACACACCCGCCACTCCGGAAGCTGTAATGGAGGTTTTAAATAGCCCCCAGTATGCTCAGGCAGTTAGATCGCTGAGTCAAACTTTAAACTCTCCCAATGGTTTGGAGGTGATTTCTGCTCTTGGTTTATCGCCTGACGAATCCTCTTCCCCCAACGAGGTTGGTGCTTTACAATTCCTGAAGGCTATTGCTCGCCAAGtcaaggaaaacaaagatcGTGAACAGCAATAA
- the crb2 gene encoding BRCT and tudor domain DNA checkpoint protein Crb2: MQKSINSEFAEHKSSSQQAYPLRSVAHSPVRFSSSSIDLNQNKRSQNSLEGKPERIRNSFENVETPANENDGLSLTQLFEVPTQAVEPEEKASEGSDSSHDEIIIQNPSSGSHKASTPNRAERVLEQLYNQQGVLSQQNKIVSPQSFPNSPEMLSPPGSAFPGSMTSTLKDTPAPHSSNEQATGNMVEDVLVPDTVTQERRYFDYPVGSFESEADAAQIESTPTRHPAKIQQLPLITGIESTPPTKLIATESDHKSIGETKSRVRHTKNIISDTPVSSRILIDEDSLSTGKRKINYNADNELPDQSPPKTEFNVPKKRSRRFDNVSSNSDSKTNDSRRNKETANSPELEMEPNSKNGKSNTDKPKCLLPNLKERSNQFFKVENRVLAFFKGYPAFYYPATVLSQTTSSASGIPQFKIQFDDSTTSTVNVNQLKRFELKEGDIVRSTALKLNHIVLRTYNSSSENISNTLTDVFGNDTVLLRIEKKDEVAVPMSTIYLIPSQIRKFKDRDFQQVPELKPDTDTNSLPSSISRKRLSGSYNVNDDVEKANQSSTQSTNASIFQTCVFVFTGLNTVHDNERSLLINLVKNNGGAVLDEGFSTLCCNYYNGKGKILFPLKPHKRSQSWKYAFVISDTHSRKVKYLEALALNLPCVHPRFITICLEKQKIVDHSPFLLAAGYSRRLNTILSQRVRSFPGFTLYDQLQDNSGPLSDKRILFLLPNINFSRNGLASDEYSQRVLAHMFQALALGAEVEYKNSLTKLNSHWDVIVSDTENEDLDMKVPIVDFEWIIECVISYSDALDL; encoded by the coding sequence atgcaaaaaagtataaattCAGAGTTTGCTGAGCACAAATCGTCGAGTCAGCAAGCATACCCTCTACGTTCGGTAGCCCATTCTCCAGTGCGATTCTCTTCTTCTAGTATTGATCTGAACCAGAATAAGCGGTCCCAAAATAGTTTGGAAGGTAAACCTGAGCGAATAAGGaattcatttgaaaatgtcGAGACACCCGCCAACGAAAATGATGGTCTTAGTTTGACACAGTTATTCGAGGTTCCTACGCAAGCTGTTGAaccagaagaaaaagcatcGGAAGGTTCTGATTCTTCTCATGATGAGattattattcaaaatcCATCCAGTGGATCCCATAAAGCCTCGACACCGAATCGAGCTGAGCGTGTGTTGGAACAGCTTTACAACCAGCAAGGAGTCCTTAGCcaacaaaacaagattGTTTCTCCTCAAAGCTTTCCTAATTCACCGGAAATGCTCTCTCCTCCTGGATCAGCCTTTCCTGGATCTATGACTTCCACTCTAAAAGATACTCCTGCACCTCATTCTTCGAATGAACAGGCTACAGGAAATATGGTTGAGGATGTCCTTGTTCCTGACACCGTCACCCAAGAACGAAGATACTTTGATTACCCTGTTGGATCATTTGAAAGCGAGGCTGATGCAGCTCAAATAGAGTCAACACCTACACGGCATCCTGCCAAAATACAACAGCTCCCTCTGATTACTGGCATAGAATCAACGCCTCCCACGAAGCTCATAGCTACCGAAAGTGATCATAAATCCATTGGAGAAACTAAATCAAGAGTAAGACATACAAAGAACATCATCTCCGATACTCCTGTTTCAAGTCGCATTTTAATAGACGAAGATTCCCTAAGTAcaggaaaaaggaagattaATTATAACGCTGATAATGAATTACCCGATCAGTCGCCTCCTAAGACTGAATTTAATGTTCCAAAGAAACGCTCCAGAAGATTTGATAATGTATCTTCCAATTCAGAttccaaaacaaatgatAGCAGAAGGAACAAAGAGACCGCTAATTCACCTGAGCTGGAGATGGAACCAAACTCCAAAAATGGCAAGTCCAATACAGACAAACCAAAATGTCTTCTCCCTAACTTGAAAGAACGTTCCaatcaattttttaaagttgAAAATCGTGTATTGGCTTTCTTCAAGGGTTATCCTGCTTTTTATTATCCTGCAACGGTTCTTTCTCAAACAACGTCATCAGCTTCTGGAATTCCTCAATTTAAGATACAGTTTGATGATTCTACTACCAGCACTGTTAATGTAAACCAACTAAAACGTTTCGAACTGAAGGAAGGTGACATTGTTCGGTCCACTgctttgaaattgaaccaTATTGTTTTACGGACCTACAATTCATCAAGTGAAAATATATCCAATACTTTAACAgatgtttttggaaatgatACGGTGCTATTGAggatagaaaaaaaagatgaagttGCTGTACCGATGTCAACAATATACCTAATACCTTCGCAAATCAGGAAATTTAAAGATCGTGATTTTCAACAGGTCCCTGAACTAAAGCCGGATACAGATACTAACTCTTTaccttcttcaatttccaGAAAACGCCTTTCGGGTTCATATAATGTCAATGATGACgttgaaaaagcaaatcaGTCATCTACGCAAAGTACGAACgcttcaatttttcaaacttgCGTTTTTGTGTTTACTGGACTGAATACGGTTCATGACAATGAACGTTCCCTTTTGATaaatttggtaaaaaatAACGGTGGTGCTGTGCTTGATGAGGGTTTTAGCACTTTGTGCTGTAATTATTACAATGGAAAAGGGAAAatactttttcctttgaaacCACATAAAAGGTCACAGTCATGGAAGTATGCTTTCGTAATTTCAGACACCCATTCTAGGAAAGTTAAATATTTAGAGGCTTTAGCCTTGAACCTTCCATGTGTACATCCAAGATTTATAACAATCTGTTTGGAGAAACAGAAGATTGTTGACCATTCGCCCTTTTTACTGGCGGCCGGATACTCTAGACGCCTGAATACTATTTTATCGCAGCGAGTACGGTCTTTCCCGGGGTTTACTTTGTATGACCAGTTGCAGGACAATTCTGGTCCGTTATCTGacaaaagaatattatttttattaccAAACATAAACTTTTCTCGAAACGGACTTGCTAGTGATGAGTACTCTCAGAGGGTATTAGCTCATATGTTTCAAGCGCTTGCTCTAGGAGCCGAAGttgaatataaaaattcacTTACGAAATTAAATTCCCACTGGGATGTTATAGTGTCTGACactgaaaatgaagatttggATATGAAAGTTCCCATCGTTGATTTTGAATGGATTATAGAATGCGTCATAAGCTATTCTGATGCACTAGATTTATAA
- the rtt109 gene encoding histone lysine acetyltransferase Rtt109 has product MQDVWSKRIVVGKSLTVYYLQSESEKCHNLFGKSKKSKDFKFASHLFLVKENDVLVFGMECIVYKRLNKSIIFVAKVDSSGLGTHPASSSGLAASAIETVIDTQYKEGAVEVEVTLFAISQGQYLFPESSENGHKRVLSDSGLLHWWVKCLEMIRKDYNPDEEQINEAKEKKSSAEISSPVTDKHLAYMFVPGLPSLRSYLPNSFWKQGTAIQQGKAVDMIPRYPDDPKARYLYELQDQRSEMSVAEFWDTLSFRQECCSGKLVGFYSLILPRRLEKAEFPGNKTSGFGLVLPPKLYRIIYDSLIKHSFRSPSIASQSTKTFLDETIAAIQRVDGFTMEKVAQTIDGNAQPAPPKKREPELSQTLNVLQPRKKKK; this is encoded by the coding sequence ATGCAGGATGTTTGgtcaaaaagaattgtagTCGGTAAGTCATTAACTGTCTATTATTTGCAAAGTGAATCTGAAAAATGCCATAATttgtttggaaaaagcaaaaagtcGAAGGATTTCAAGTTTGCTAGTCATCTCTTCTTGGTGAAAGAGAATGATGTATTGGTCTTCGGAATGGAATGTATAGTCTACAAAAGATTGAACAAGAGCATCATCTTTGTTGCTAAAGTAGATTCTAGTGGATTAGGGACGCACCCGGCTTCTTCTAGTGGTCTCGCAGCCTCTGCTATAGAGACAGTGATTGATACTCAATACAAGGAGGGTGCTGTAGAGGTCGAAGTGACTTTATTCGCTATTTCTCAAGGTCAATATCTCTTCCCAGAATCTTCTGAAAACGGCCACAAGCGTGTTTTGTCAGATTCCGGCCTTTTACACTGGTGGGTCAAATGTCTAGAAATGATACGGAAAGACTACAATCCTGACGAAGAACAAATCaatgaagcaaaagaaaagaaaagttcaGCGGAAATTTCGTCCCCTGTAACGGATAAGCATTTGGCATATATGTTTGTGCCTGGACTTCCATCTCTTCGATCCTATCTCCCAAATAGCTTTTGGAAACAAGGAACGGCTATACAACAAGGAAAAGCCGTAGACATGATTCCGCGATATCCAGATGATCCTAAGGCCAGATACCTTTATGAACTTCAAGATCAACGAAGCGAAATGAGTGTCGCCGAATTTTGGGATACCTTATCGTTTCGCCAAGAGTGTTGCTCAGGAAAGTTGGTTGGTTTCTACAGTTTGATTTTACCAAGACGTCTCGAAAAAGCCGAATTCCCTGGAAACAAGACTTCTGGTTTTGGTCTTGTTTTACCTCCTAAACTATATCGGATTATTTATGATTCTCTAAtaaaacattcttttcgttcTCCTTCGATTGCCTCTCAATCTACAAAAACCTTTTTAGACGAAACTATTGCAGCTATACAAAGGGTGGATGGCTTTACTATGGAAAAGGTTGCCCAAACGATTGACGGAAATGCCCAACCCGCTCCTCCCAAAAAGCGAGAACCGGAGCTTTCTCAAACGCTGAACGTGCTACAACCtagaaagaagaaaaaatag
- the rpn12 gene encoding 19S proteasome regulatory subunit Rpn12 produces MSALNLDRLAGFYDKKDWQSCKKELVNLKLGLAKENLFLPTSNREKSIFARNVFEYGVLVSIQTSDIEAFARYASQVVPFYHDSALAPSPRMGMVTALNLLYLLSDNRIAEFHTALESVPEKSLFEKDAHVVWVMSLEQNVMEGAFDKVASMIHSCAFPEFSYFMKIVMTMVRNEIASCAEKVYTTIPVSNATSLLYLPNAKETEALAAERGWIIKEGILHFPSESSTVDNEDAMMLDEDQQLELPPTADKHTIQSVRQLLQYAAEMEQIV; encoded by the exons ATGAGTGCTTTAAATTTGGATCGTTTGGCGGGATTTTATGATAAAAAGGACTGGCAAAGTTGCAAAAAGGAGCTTGTCAACTTGAAATTGGGTTTGGCAAAAGAGAATCTGTTCCTACCTACCAGTAATAGAGAGAAGAGTATCTTTGCAA GAAATGTGTTCGAATATGGTGTACTAGTATCGATTCAGACGTCAGATATTGAGGCATTTGCACGTTATGCCAGTCAGGTCGTTCCCTTTTATCATGATTCGGCTCTTGCTCCTTCCCCAAGAATGGGTATGGTGACTGCACTCAaccttttgtatttgctTTCGGACAACCGCATTGCAGAATTCCATACTGCCCTTGAATCTGTGCCAGAAAAGtcattatttgaaaaagatgcaCACGTCGTATGGGTCATGTCGTTGGAACAGAATGTAATGGAAGGCGCCTTTGACAAGGTCGCATCGATGATCCATTCTTGCGCATTCCCTGAATTCAGTTATTTTATGAAGATCGTCATGACTATGGTCCGTAATGAAATTGCATCCTGCGCTGAAAAAGTGTATACCACGATACCTGTTTCGAATGCGACTAGCTTGTTGTATCTTCCAAACGCAAAAGAGACCGAGGCTCTGGCTGCAGAACGTGGATGGATCATAAAAGAGGGCATACTTCATTTCCCTAGTGAAAGCAGCACTGTTGATAATGAAGATGCCATGATGTTGGATGAAGATCAGCAATTAGAGCTTCCTCCTACAGCAGACAAACATACCATCCAAAGTGTTCGCCAGCTTTTGCAGTACGCAGCAGAGATGGAACAAATTGTTTAA
- the rbk1 gene encoding ribokinase Rbk1: MTTRNILVLGSLNMDLVMQTKFCPAGGQTMHGEPDGFHTGAGGKGANQAVAVARLSNPSDTRVCMTGCVGEDVFGQDMLRGLKQDNVDVGAIKIIPNKSSGVAMIIVESNGENRILLSEGANSCVDISFVEALEEKIQHSDLLILQLEIPLPSVQKAVELAHKHQVDVLLNPAPAISLSAELLQHVSYLVPNEHEAAVLLGCPETPPTVQNAEVYADKLLAMGIRKAVIITLGSEGAFYKTKTGESAHIPARKVQAIDTTAAGDTFIGAFSTSISHDRPLKESLQFAAQSSAITVQRKGAANSIPTYTDIQNILR; the protein is encoded by the coding sequence ATGACTACGCGCAATATACTTGTCCTTGGAAGTTTAAACATGGATTTGGTTATGCAAACCAAATTCTGTCCTGCAGGAGGTCAGACAATGCATGGTGAACCAGATGGTTTTCATACTGGCGCTGGTGGTAAAGGAGCAAATCAAGCAGTCGCAGTAGCTCGGTTATCAAACCCTTCTGACACAAGAGTTTGCATGACTGGATGTGTCGGTGAGGATGTCTTTGGCCAGGATATGTTACGAGGTCTTAAGCAAGACAATGTAGATGTTGGGGCTATCAAAATCATCCCTAATAAATCATCCGGTGTTGCAATGATTATCGTGGAATCCAACGGTGAAAACAGAATCTTATTGTCTGAGGGAGCGAATAGCTGCGTCGATATTTCCTTTGTGGAGGcgttagaagaaaaaattcaacACAGCGACCTTTTAATCTTACAACTTGAAATCCCACTTCCTTCTGTTCAGAAAGCAGTTGAGCTGGCTCACAAACACCAGGTTGATGTTTTACTAAATCCCGCTCCTGCCATTTCTTTATCTGCTGAGCTTTTGCAACATGTCAGTTATTTGGTCCCCAATGAACACGAAGCAGCTGTTTTATTAGGATGCCCAGAAACTCCACCGACAGTTCAAAATGCTGAAGTATACGCTGACAAGCTTCTAGCTATGGGCATTCGCAAAGCGGTCATTATTACCTTAGGAAGTGAGGGTGCCTTttacaaaaccaaaacgGGAGAAAGTGCCCATATACCCGCCAGAAAAGTCCAAGCCATAGATACTACAGCTGCTGGTGATACGTTTATTGGTGCTTTCTCAACCTCAATCTCTCATGACAGACCCTTGAAGGAATCCCTTCAATTTGCAGCTCAAAGCAGCGCAATTACAGTACAAAGGAAGGGAGCAGCCAATTCGATTCCTACGTACACGGACATTCAAAACATTCTACGATAG
- the wtf31 gene encoding wtf meiotic driver (syntenic with wtf38 in CBS 15792) gives MKNKYSPISDSDDSSKTLNDEKADSRSSPSDGTPPPYSASTKFIDLEMAPETEESSKKKRYLTPRELAIVFAIFIVYNVCLIIARVILLVYEIPFNQLAVWVLFGVWCALFLSLTIVITQMPKEWFTQAGRATKKILKKFGRATKNVLSTMCIAALYVCFLDVPGFTLYYAAKKFSGFEKINNNFFYAVCFVNFVLFLYLTMNANARERLRLVVVDMGNGIGSGINALGNGIGSGINGLGNGIGSGIGNAVDHMFEGTNRRDEAPPNEEIELQPLAEQSAEV, from the exons atgaaaaacaagtacTCTCCTATTTCAGATTCTGatgactcttccaaaacgctcaatgatgaaaaggcaGATAGTCGGTCGTCTCCTTCAGATGGTACGCCTCCTCCGTATTCAG CTTCAACCAAATTTATTGATCTCGAAATGGCTCctgaaacagaagaaagttctaaaaagaaaagatatctGACGCCTCGTGAATtagcaattgtttttgctatttttattgtatatAATGTATGCTTGATTATTGCGAGGgtcattcttcttgtttacgaaattcCGTTTAATCAGCTTGCCGTTTGGGTACTTTTTGGCGTTTGGTGCGCTCTATTTCTGTCATTGACAATTG TAATAACTCAAATGCCTAAAGAATGGTTCACGCAAGCTGGAAgagcaaccaaaaagatTCTAAAGAAATTTGGAAGAGCAACCAAAAACGTATTGTCAACTATGTGTATCGCAGCATTATATGTGTGTTTTCTCGATGTCCCCGGTTTCACCTTGTATTATGCTGCAAAGAAGTTCTcaggatttgaaaagataaacaacaattttttctatgctgtttgttttgttaactttgtcttgtttctttatttgacGA TGAATGCAAATGCGCGTGAACGACTTAGATTAGTAGTCGTCGATATGGGAAACGGCATAGGAAGCGGCATAAATGCCTTAGGAAACGGAATAGGAAGCGGCATAAATGGCCTAGGAAACGGAATAGGAAGCGGCATAGGAAATGCTGTGGATCATATGTTCG AAGGGACAAATCGAAGAGATGAAGCACCTCCgaacgaagaaatcgaaCTTCAACCTCTTGCTGAGCAAAGCGCTGAAGTTTGA
- the nic1 gene encoding plasma membrane NiCoT heavy metal ion transmembrane transporter Nic1 translates to MSTVGTWFSAGHSTVVLIVCIVVAATSTTFKDRWDNFQTVGGIIGTSVSMGLLLLLAIGNAVLLVRLGHRLAIYRKTGIMNDQGLSSYFAQKMQKLFKLVNSPWKIYILGFVFGLGFDTSTEVSLLGIATLQALKATSIWTILLFPIVFLVGMCLVDTTDGALMYYAYSYSARESNPYFSRLYYSIILTLVSVIAAFTIGIIQMLTLIVSVHPMESTFWDGLNKLSDNYEIVGGCICGAFVLAILFGICMQNYFEKMFSPIVQENDDQGIEVSKIDEQHENPKKSSSSIQISETESGNPYFDVVASKI, encoded by the coding sequence ATGTCAACTGTTGGCACTTGGTTTAGTGCTGGCCATTCGACTGTGGTTCTAATAGTTTGCATAGTAGTAGCTGCTACTTCTACTACATTTAAAGATCGATGGGATAACTTTCAGACTGTTGGAGGGATAATTGGGACTTCAGTAAGTATGGGACTATTGCTTCTATTGGCAATTGGAAATGCAGTTTTACTAGTTCGTTTAGGTCACCGGCTTGCGATATATCGTAAGACTGGCATCATGAATGATCAAGGCCTTTCGAGTTATTTTGCTCAAAAAATGCAGAAATTGTTTAAGTTGGTAAATTCTCCATGGAAAATCTATATACTTGGCTTTGTTTTCGGTTTGGGATTTGATACCAGTACCGAGGTTTCTCTATTGGGCATTGCTACTTTACAGGCTTTGAAAGCAACTTCAATATGGACTATTTTACTATTCCCCATTGTATTCCTGGTTGGAATGTGCTTGGTCGATACTACAGATGGCGCACTCATGTATTACGCATACTCATACTCGGCACGAGAAAGCAATCCTTATTTTTCTAGACTTTATTACTCAATAATATTAACTCTTGTTTCAGTGATTGCTGCGTTTACGATTGGTATTATCCAGATGCTTACGCTAATTGTGAGTGTTCATCCGATGGAAAGCACATTTTGGGATGGCCTCAATAAACTATCTGATAATTATGAGATAGTTGGAGGATGCATCTGTGGCGCCTTTGTTTTAGCAATTTTATTTGGTATTTGCATGCAAAACTACTTTGAGAAGATGTTCTCACCTATAGTGcaagaaaatgatgatCAAGGCATAGAAGTTTCGAAAATTGATGAGCAACatgaaaatccaaaaaagagCTCAAGCTCTATCCAAATTTCGGAGACGGAGAGTGGAAACCCGTATTTTGATGTTGTCGCTTCTAAAATTTAA
- the wtf32 gene encoding wtf meiotic driver (syntenic with wtf39 in CBS 15792), producing MKNNYAPVSSSEASFKTLNDEKSGIQSSDGTPPPYSDSYKFSDLEMADGSAHSSAEESANKYKRALENFVVLLFILIFGYYSFLVGFYVIFFVYKFPVKAQVHWGLLGGWVTSMMLFLAGSIAINPIMPEVLIGNMLVAAFHTVVFDAFCLASSFGLKKYGMFENLNPAVYWLIFITINTFLFLVLTTNQKARECMNSNLVNGISGLANGISGLAKGMSGLAKGMSGLASALSCTFEKFNAQDERHSNEEIELQPLDDQRTEF from the exons atgaagAATAATTACGCTCCTGTTTCGAGTTCGGAAGCCTCCTTTAAAACactcaatgatgaaaagtcaGGTATTCAATCTTCAGATGGCACACCGCCTCCATATTCAG ATTCATACAAATTCAGTGATTTGGAGATGGCTGATGGATCCGCTCACAGTTCCGCTGAAGAATCCGCTAATAAATATAAGAGggctttggaaaattttgTAGTCCTATTGTTTATTCTGATTTTTGGCTACTATTCGTTCTTGGTTGGTTTTTATGTTATATTCTTCGTCTATAAGTTTCCTGTGAAAGCGCAAGTCCATTGGGGGCTTTTGGGCGGTTGGGTAACATCTATGATGCTGTTTCTAGCAG GGTCAATTGCAATAAATCCAATAATGCCTGAAGTCCTGATAGGCAATATGCTTGTCGCAGCATTCCATACAGTTGTTTTCGATGCCTTCTGTTTAGCCTCATCTTTTGGACTGAAGAAGTACGGaatgtttgaaaatttgaaccCCGCTGTTTACTGGTTGATTTTTATCACAATAAACACATtcttatttcttgttttgacGA CAAATCAAAAGGCACGCGAATGCATGAATTCAAATTTAGTAAACGGCATAAGCGGTTTAGCAAATGGCATAAGCGGTTTAGCAAAGGGCATGAGCGGTTTAGCAAAGGGCATGAGCGGTTTAGCAAGTGCTTTGTCTTGTACTTTTG aaaaatttaatGCTCAAGATGAGAGACATTCgaacgaagaaatcgaaCTTCAACCTCTTGATGACCAAAGAACTGAATTTTGA